One region of Solea senegalensis isolate Sse05_10M linkage group LG14, IFAPA_SoseM_1, whole genome shotgun sequence genomic DNA includes:
- the actl6a gene encoding actin-like protein 6A, translating to MSGGVYGGDEVGALVFDIGSYSVRAGYAGEDCPKADFPTVIGVTLDREDGSTPMETDGDKGKQSGTTYYIDTNQLRVPRENMEVMSPLKNGMIEDWDSFQAILDHTYKMHFKSEPSLHPVLMSEASWNTRAKREKLTELMFEHYNIPAFFLCKSAVLSAFANGRSTGLVLDSGATHTTAIPVHDGYVLQQGIVKSPLAGDFMSMQCRELFQEMSAEIVPPYMISSKDPVREGSPASWKKKEKLPQVTRSWHNYMCNCVIQDFQASVLQVSDSPYDEQVAAQMPTVHYELPNGYNCDFGAERLKIPEGLFDPSNAKGLSGNTMLGVGHVVTTSVGMCDIDIRPGLYGSVVVTGGNTLIQGFTDRLNRELSQKTPPSMRLKLIANNTTVERRFSAWIGGSILASLGTFQQMWISKQEYEEGGKQCVDRKCP from the exons GCCGACTTCCCGACGGTTATAGGTGTGACTCTTGACCGAGAGGATGGCAGCACACCCATGGAGACGGATGGTGACAAGGGCAAGCAGAGTGGTACCACCTATTACATCGATACCAACCAGCTGAGGGTACCCAGAGAGAACATGGAGGTCATGTCTCCGCTCAAGAATGgcatga TTGAGGACTGGGACAGTTTCCAGGCTATTTTGGATCACACCTACAAGATGCACTTCAAGTCGGAACCAAGCCTGCATCCAGTGCTTATGTCCGAAGCTTCA TGGAACACAAGAGCGAAACGAGAGAAACTAACAGAGCTGATGTTTGAACATTACAACATTCCTGCCTTCTTCCTCTGCAAATCAGCTGTTCTCTCTGC CTTTGCAAATGGCCGGTCTACAGGTTTAGTCCTTGACAGCGGAGCCACACATACTACTGCCATTCCAGTACATGACGGTTACGTCCTGCAGCAAG GTATTGTCAAGTCGCCCCTGGCTGGAGACTTCATGAGCATGCAGTGCAGGGAGCTGTTCCAAGAGATGAGTGCCGAAATAGTCCCTCCTTATATGATTTCGTCAAag GATCCAGTGCGGGAGGGATCCCCAGCCAGCtggaagaaaaaggagaagttACCTCAGGTTACCCGCTCATGGCACAACTACATGTGTAAT TGTGTGATCCAGGATTTCCAGGcgtctgtgctgcaggtgtcaGACTCTCCATACGATGAACA GGTGGCTGCACAGATGCCAACAGTGCACTATGAGCTGCCCAACGGCTACAACTGTGACTTTGGTGCTGAGAGGCTGAAGATCCCAGAGGGTTTATTTGATCCCTCTAATGCAAAG GGATTGTCTGGAAACACCATGTTGGGAGTTGGCCACGTGGTGACAACCAGTGTGGGAATGTGTGACATTGACATCCGGCCG GGTTTATATGGCAGTGTGGTGGTGACAGGAGGAAACACGCTCATCCAAGGCTTCACTGACCGTTTGAACAGAGAACTCTCCCAGAAAACTCCCCCG AGCATGAGGCTGAAGCTGATagccaacaacacaacagtggaGCGCCGCTTCAGTGCCTGGATAGGAGGCTCCATCCTGGCATCACTT GGAACCTTCCAGCAGATGTGGATTTCCAAACAGGAGTATGAGGAGGGAGGAAAGCAGTGTGTGGACAGGAAGTGCCCTTGA
- the mrpl47 gene encoding 39S ribosomal protein L47, mitochondrial has product MAASSSAGRVLTLCKQFQNVMRICSAVKTQQHCAVNATQYLNRIYREKSTLAALSWCSPTSSLSQYRALHTTISRRGLEEFFDLPENWGETNVKSGAPWTAKHLRTKSNEDLHKLWYVLLKERNMLLTIQQEAKRQRVQMPSPERLRKIERSMIRLETVVTERETALRLLQTGQEKGRPGAWRRNLFGHVYWYRFKEYAIPWYMNKRYKRKKFYTPKFVQPHMRLRWENSLRNRIRRANLKKQKEAKLREKFPQMKVSSL; this is encoded by the exons ATGGCGGCGTCCTCATCAGCAGGACGCGTTTTGACTCTTTGCAAGCAGTTTCAAAATGTGATGAGGATATGTTCAGCGGTAAAGACTCAGCAGCACTGTGCCGTTAATGCGACCCAATACCTGAATCGAATTTACAG GGAAAAGTCTACACTTGCTGCCCTTTCTTGGTGCAGTCCAACAAGCTCTTTGAGTCAGTACCGAGCTCTGCACACAACCATCAGCAGAAGAGGACTGGAAGAGTTTTTTGACCTCCCTGAGAACTGGGGAGAGACCAATGTGAAGTCAG GTGCTCCATGGACTGCAAAACATCTGAGAACTAAGAGCAATGAGGATTTACATAAACTCTG GTATGTGCTGCTGAAAGAAAGGAACATGCTGCTGACAATTCAGCAGGAAGCAAAAAGGCAAAGGGTTCAGATGCCAAGTCCAGAAAGGTTAAGGAAG ATTGAACGTTCCATGATCCGGTTGGAGACAGTGGtcactgagagagagacggcTTTGCGTCTGCTgcagacaggacaggaaaaaGGCCGACCAGGCGCCTGGAGGAGGAATCTTTTTGGGCATGTCTACTG gTATCGATTCAAAGAGTATGCAATTCCTTGGTACATGAATAAAAGATATAAGCGAAAGAAGTTCTACACACCAAAGTTTGTCCAACCACACATGAG aCTGCGTTGGGAGAATAGCCTCCGGAATAGGATCAGGAGAGCAAACTTGAAGAAGCAAAAAGAGGCCAAACTGAGGGAGAAATTCCCTCAAATGAAGGTCTCTTCATTATGA